The nucleotide sequence CACAGGATCTCGGCGACCGGATCGGCCTTGTCCTGGCCGGCGTACTTCGGAGCGGAGCCGTGCACGGGCTCGAAGACGGCGATCGAGTCCCCGAACAGAGCGCCCGGCACGACCCCGAGGCCGCCGGCCAGGCCCGCGCACAGGTCGGAGATGATGTCGCCGAAGAGGTTCGTCGTCACGATGACATCGTACTCCTCCGGCTTCTTGGCGAGCTGCATGCACATGTTGTCGACGAGCCGTTCGTCGGCCTCGATGTCCGGGTACTTCGGCGCCATCTCCCGGAAGGCGGTCTGGAACAGCCCGCCCGTCGTCTTCATGATGTTCGCCTTGTGGACCGCGGTCACCCGGTGCCGGTGCTCACGGCGCGCGAGCTCGAAGGCGAACCGGATGATCCGGTCGGACGCCTTGCGCGTGATGACGTTCACCGTCTCGGCCGCCGTATGGTCGCGATCGACCCAGTGCTCTACCCCCGAGTAGAGCCCCTCGGTCGCTTCTCGCACCACGATGAGATCGGTGTCCGGGTAGCGCGTCCCCTCTCCGGCGATCGCGCGCGCCGGTCGAACGGACGCGTACAGGTCGAGCTGCTGACGCAGGGCCACGTTGACCGAGCGGAAGCCGCCCCCGATCGGGGTCGTGATCGGTCCCTTGACCGCGAGCCGATTGCGACGGATCGAGTCGAGCACCTCCTCCGGCAGCGGAGACCCCGTGCGTTCGATCGCCTTCTCGCCGGCCTCGACAACCTCCCAATCGATCTTCACAGCCGAGGCGTCGGCCACGAGACGGGCGGCTTCGGTGACCTCGGGGCCGATTCCGTCCCCGGGGATCAGCGTCACTCGATGCGTCATGGTACTATTCCTTGCGCGCGGAGGCGCGCGCGGTCTTAAGAGTCGTGCTGCCGGGTCCCCGCTCCCCCGGAGGCCGCCGGCCGGCCCGGGATTCGCCCCCCGCCGATCGGAATGAACGGTGCATGGGAGAGTATTAGATTTCTTATAATACGCAGTATTCCACCGGTCATGCTGAACGCGGTGCATCCCGAGATCCTCGGCCCGGATTGGTTGCCTCCGGTGCCGCTGGCACGCTCCCGTGAAATCGACCAAGTCGTACGTCTCTTGGAACACCCGTCGGAGGCCGCCCGTTCTCCGCCGATGGTGCTCGTGGAGGGGTCCGAGGGATCCGGAACGTCCACCGTGGCCCGGGCCGCGGGTCGGATCCTCGCGACCCGGATGCGGAGCCCGCCCGGCCCGTCGGAGGTCCGCCTGTACACCGTGCGCACCCGCGGCTGCCGGACCGGGCTCGGTGTGGCCTCCGCGCTGCTGCGTCACTTCGATCCGGGCTTCGACGGTCGCGGGTTCTCCGTCGTGGAGGTGATCGCGGGGTTCCTCCGGAGGCTCCACCGAGATCGGCGGGTCGCCCTGATCCTGCTCGATGACATCGGGGTGGGAGGGCCGGATCTCGCCGTCCTCCTGCGCGCGTTCTCCGACCCGGAGCGATTCCTGCCCGAGGGCGAGAGCGGTGTTCCCTCCATTCTCCTCATCCTCGCCGGCCGGCGGGAGGGGCTTGACGGGGCGACCCGCGGATTCGGGCTGCGACCCCCGCCCGAGCGCTGGGTCGGCGTTTCTCCGTACTCGGACGCCGAGCTCGGGGCGATCCTTCGGGACCGGATGGAGCGCGCGCTCGGGCGACCTGCGCCGGAGACGATCCTCGAGCGCGTCACCGTCCGCGTCCGTCGGGATGGCTGCGGGATCTCCCGAGCCATGGACCTGGTGCGTCGGGAAATCCTCGGCCCGAGCGCGATCCGTCCCGGATCGGTCTATCGGCCGCTCGAGTCCCGGCTCGATCTCTCGATCGAACGGCACGTGGTGCGCGCGCTCGCACGCGCGGCCGACCGCGAGTCGGTCCCCTTGCGGGATATCCGACGCTGGGAAGCGCTCCTCGCGAAGGCCGAGGGTGCGCGTCCCTTACCGACGACGACGTTCTGGCGTCGGATCATCCGGCTGGAACAGGCCGGCTACGTGCGGCGGGAGATCCGACCCGGTGGCATGGGGGGAACGCAGTCCGTGCTGCACTTCCTATCGCCGGTACGGGAGTGGTTCACGGCTCCGCCGGGTCGGGATACTCCTCGAGGGTCCGGACCGAGCGGCGGCGGGCCGTGGTCGTCGGGGTGGGCTCCGCCGGATCGCTCTCCGAAGGGGGAGCGCTCCCCGGTCGCCGCACCTGATTGAGCACGGACTCGGCGAGCTTGCGCGATCGAAGCGCCTGCTCCACGCGGTCGAGCGGGGCGGCGCGAAGGGTCTCCCGGTCGGGGAATCCTGCCCGGCGCAGCGCGCGTGCGCGCACCCGCCCGATCCCCCGCAGCCGCACGAGATCGAGCAGCTCCTCACGGACTCCGTACTGCACCCGAAGGGAGAGATCGTCGATCGGCCGGGTGAGGCGCCGGTGGAAGCGCGCGGCGATCCGGCTCGATGCGAAGAGGAGCCAGTTCGCGTCCTCGACCTTGGCGCGCAGGTCCCCGGCGCCGATGCCGAACCGCTCGCTGATCTCGAGGATCGGCGTCTCATCGATCCAGGCCTCGAGCACGCTCGCCGTCTTGATGGTCGACAGGAAGAAATCGAGGTCGAGGTCGAGCGGCGCTTCCTCCGGCTTGATCAGGAGCTCCTCGGCCTCGTCCGTGAATCGCCCGAGCAGGTTCGACTCCTCCCCGCGCCGCAGGAAGAGCGGCGGCAGGTCCGGAGTGGCCGCGACGCCGGCCAAGATTGCGAACGGGCGCACGCCGATCGGAGCTCGGTCGAGCATCTGCCGGACGACGATCGCGCTGAGGGGATCGAGGTAGAGCTCGCTCGTCAGCTGTCCGAACGGCGTGGCGCGTAGACCCGGCGAGGGGGCGAGGAAGTCGTTGGTCTC is from Thermoplasmata archaeon and encodes:
- a CDS encoding isocitrate/isopropylmalate dehydrogenase family protein codes for the protein MTHRVTLIPGDGIGPEVTEAARLVADASAVKIDWEVVEAGEKAIERTGSPLPEEVLDSIRRNRLAVKGPITTPIGGGFRSVNVALRQQLDLYASVRPARAIAGEGTRYPDTDLIVVREATEGLYSGVEHWVDRDHTAAETVNVITRKASDRIIRFAFELARREHRHRVTAVHKANIMKTTGGLFQTAFREMAPKYPDIEADERLVDNMCMQLAKKPEEYDVIVTTNLFGDIISDLCAGLAGGLGVVPGALFGDSIAVFEPVHGSAPKYAGQDKADPVAEILCIELLYRHLGEREAAERVFRAVWETIAEKKFVTYDLALPGYTAHPVPPSTCSAMAREIARKIPNVDIDRPLVRPVDPYAVQSDPHLADEPLPTRR